TGAATGTCAAGCGTTCAAGAACGCTTATTTTTATATCTACAGCGTTACTGACAGGAACGGTCACAGCCTTTTGCGGTCCGGTAGGATTCATCGGGCTGGCTATCCCACATATCACACGGATCCTGTTTGACAACGCCGATCACCGGATATTGATGCCGGGTACGATGCTGACAGGGTTGATCGGGATGCTGATTTGTGACATCATAGCCAAGAAATTTCTGTTGCCGGTGAATTGTATCACTGCGCTATTGGGTGTCCCGGTTATTTTATGGGTAATAGGTAAAAACTTGCGTATATTCAAATGATTCAACTAAAAGATCTGACATTAGGATACGAACAACGTATATTGCTGGAGAAAGTTTCCACCCATATCACGGGTGGACAGCTTGTCGCACTGCTCGGACGGAATGGTACAGGAAAAAGCACGCTTCTCCGTGCCATCATGGGGCTGGAAACACCTAAAGCCGGAGAAATCATCCTGCATGGGAAAAACATCGCTTCACTGAAACCGGAGAAATTAGCCCGAAAGATTAGTTTTGTAACAACTGACAAAGTACGAATCGCCAACCTGCGTTGCAAAGATGTAGTCGCATTGGGACGTGCTCCTTATACCAACTGGATCGGACAGTTACAAGCGGAAGATGAGAAAAAAGTGGTTACTGCCATGCATCTGGTAGGAATGTCCGGTTATGCAGAAAAGACAATGGATAAGATGTCCGACGGAGAATGCCAACGAATCATGATAGCACGCGCACTTGCACAAGACACACCTATCATTCTACTTGATGAGCCTACTGCTTTTCTGGATTTACCTAATCGCTACGAACTCTGCCTACTACTGAAAAAGCTCGCGCAAACGGAAGGAAAGTGTATCCTGTTCTCCACACACGACCTAGATATTGCCCTGTCTCTCTGCGACACGATCATGCTGATTGACAACCCACAATTGTATAGTCTCCCCACAAATGAGATGATAACGAGCGGACATATAGAAAGACTGTTCCGGAACGAATCTGTGACATTTGATGCACAAGCTATGAAGATAATCATCAAATAAAAACAAAAGTTTACTTCAGACGGAGAAGGCAACTTCTCCGCCTAAAAAAACTCCACGTCATTGAGCAGGATTCGGGCGTAGATAGCGTCCTCCTCTCAATAATATTATGCTTTGGCTGTTTTCACTCCAAAAGCACAATAAGTCAAATAAAACACACAAGCTAAAGTGACAAAAACACCTCCAATAACACCTACTGTTCCAATCGCAAACCCAATAACTGGAGTAACGACTCCACCACCAGCAACAGCAGTAATCATCAAACCGGAAATTTGGTTTGCTTTTTCCGGCCTTGCCTGTAAAGCCATCGAATAAATGATAGAAAATACAGATGACGCAAAGAAACCGACAGCACCAATACAAATCAAATTTACCATATCGTTTTTCACAAAGGCCAAAATAAGCAAAGAGAAAATACAGGCAACAATATTCACACGAAAATATTTTATTTCAGCGATACGAGCCA
The Bacteroides luhongzhouii DNA segment above includes these coding regions:
- a CDS encoding ABC transporter ATP-binding protein, with the protein product MIQLKDLTLGYEQRILLEKVSTHITGGQLVALLGRNGTGKSTLLRAIMGLETPKAGEIILHGKNIASLKPEKLARKISFVTTDKVRIANLRCKDVVALGRAPYTNWIGQLQAEDEKKVVTAMHLVGMSGYAEKTMDKMSDGECQRIMIARALAQDTPIILLDEPTAFLDLPNRYELCLLLKKLAQTEGKCILFSTHDLDIALSLCDTIMLIDNPQLYSLPTNEMITSGHIERLFRNESVTFDAQAMKIIIK